The Mercenaria mercenaria strain notata chromosome 1, MADL_Memer_1, whole genome shotgun sequence nucleotide sequence GTCATGAATAATTACAATTtactccaccattaaagctgaaagcTTTCATTATGACCTTAGTTTTAAGCACATCCTCATTAGAAAAAATTGATTGGTAGAGGTTATTGTACAGGTATACAGAAAATTATCGACAAGTTAACAAGAGtaatttatacatgtaacaaataAATGACACATGCTTTATTAACAGAATAGAATAAGGTCTAGTAATTACCTGAATTTCATTATAAACTACAGCAATGGGTATAGCCATTATAATGAATTTTGGTAAAGACATCATTATAACGACAAACACACCGATGAGCCCGATGATACAGTGAAGTAAATGATTTATATGACCAGTTATATCTCCATCTAAAGGCTCGATATCACCTGAAAACCTGAAAATTTGACATTAAGGTTAAACGGTATGGACATAATTCACCAAGatcaaacaatatacatttaagttatttattcaaataattttgcaTTACCTAGGATGAAACTTTATGGAATAAATAAGTCATATTGCACATGTAGTGAAACATATAAAAGTTACCTCACACGCGCTGTAAAGCTTTGCTTTATTTGACTCCAGTATATCTACAGATTACGTTATTAACGTTTAAGTTAAACTATTGAAAATTAATAGATTTCTAAAACATAAGACCGGTTTTATAAGCTTAATTAATATTGATTGATTAAGGTAAAATAAGAGATATGACGACATTGACAGTTCCAGTTAAGATATACGTAGTTTTCAATCGTATTCAAGATGCATACatacaaactttaaaatacattatAACATACCTTTGTACAATTCTACCAACAGGTGTAGTGTCAAAGAAAGACATTGGACCACGGAGAAGATTCTTCAACATTTCCTCATGAAGAACTTTAGCAGCTCGCAATACGCCTAACGCCATTAAAGCTTCCTGTGATATATTGGCAATGCCTGAAagaatatgcaaatttatgacaGTCATAGTGGAATGTTAACTCAGTTAAGAAGAAACCACAATCTTTAAATGTAGAAACATATCATACACGATTTTGCAagattatatataatattagaTTATATACCGTATATTCCCTTATTTTCGGCCCGACGTGGACGTTTAATTTTCGAAAATGGTCCATTTTTTGGAAGGGGAGGGACGTgtctgttggttttttttttacattttctaagtacatatTGACTATTAAATCCAGCTTCAAGCGATCGTATTTTAAAACCTATGCCGCTTTCGTCGCGCTAGTATTTACTTTTCACttaaattaacttaaaaaaaaagattattgtataaaaataaaaagaatgggCGTTTATAAATAGTGAGGGTGTTAATTAGGGAATGTACGGTTATATCCATACACCACTTCAAATACCAATACAATCATGAATGTAACTCACAGTGAACTAATCCAAACAATgcaaaaagtttgataaaatgcTGGTTTTGTTTGTATCTTTCTTCACTTTCACTTGGAAGAGCTGTTATATTGTTCAGAGACTCATCTTCAGTCCATTCCTTTATCAGCACACTTCGCACGATTTCACATACTTTAAATCCAATGAAACAAATCACAATCGCCACACAAGAAAGAAGTCCTATTGCTTTGAAATACGGTAGGAGGTACTTCAACTGAACCTGTAACAAAACGTCGAGTTGTATACTTAGGAGAGTTTCAAGTATTAAATTTGTCAGTCTTTGATTATTTATAAGTCGTACTGAAAAGaatgcaaaatgattttattcaatattcataaCCAAAACATGTAAATGTGAGGCGTTGagatcatttcaaaaatattaaagatgacaacaattaaaatgaaaatatactaaACTATGGCTAATATGAGTCAAAGGGACCACAATTTCGTTCGAATCAGAGACGGTTGaaagttaaatattaaaaaatgccaCAGAGACAATTAAAAGTTTAAATACCTCCCCGGTTTCGATTTCTTCATCCTCAATAAGTTTTCCTGTACAGATCTTATCCGATTCCCGTTTGATTCTCTCTTCATTCATTTTCTTCTTATCATCAAACGTTTCTAATCTAACACCCTTCTTCTCCGGTATATGGTCTTGTGTTTCGGTTTCTACGTTGCTGATAACTTGCTTGTCTTCCATTGAAATTGTCCTAGAAATCGACCTTCTGAACAGTTCATGCTTCCTGTCTACTTCTTTTCTATCAGAAATAACGAAATATCATTGATATTACCTTAACAATAACTCCATGAAGAGTTtgagatatttcaaaaaaattcttataatggatctattcaaaatattgtcacaaATTTTCTGTTAGGTTCTGAACTACTTCCTGACATGCTAGATAGTGAAAAATTGAGTTAGATTTGTGATGGGTGTGTCTGTTAGATTCGAAGAGCGACGAGTTAATTCCTCAAATGAAATAAGAAACATTTGagtatatttcatgtttttcagcgtttttttcttttgaaatatatagataCATCCACTGCTTCAAACAGTGATATTCTCAAATGTATaggttttacataaaacaaatatactccATATCTTTGGCTGAAATAGTTAAACACCATAAGGCATTTATTAAGATATGCATGGCGgtaatttttacatttaacatATGCATTGTTGAAGGAATCCAAACATAAGAATGATCTTTGCTGACGCGTTGTTCACCGCTGTATTGTCGTATGAAAACTGATATAggtataaacattgaaaatagaTCTAGACAATTATAGATACCTATGTCCGGACGTTGATTCGGATTCAGTAGTGTATCCGCTATCTGATTCAAAGAACAAATTGTTCACTGAAAAAGGACAAATAAAAGAGTTctaaatgaatatcaaaatgaatatataaaaactgTTCTAGCAATATTTCTGCAACACATATTTCTCTTTGAATTATGAAATGATAAGGTACTTCACAATAATGGCATTCTCTTTATATGTCCTTTTCATTATGATACGGTGTTAATGTTTCTTGTTCACTATAACTTGAAAGTATAAACACTTACGCGGAGGTATACAGTTATCTGGTGTTTTCATCAAGTCATTTGCTGTAGTGTCCATAGTTTCTTGCGTTGACTGTATCACTTCTACAAAGCAAATACTTTATGAGAATATAACAACTAGACGAAATTCTGATTTGTGTTTTCTTTGTtggactatttttttttctgtgacatattctgttttttttttctaatttgataTCGTGAATTGGAACGATAAGTAATCTAATGTAATATCAAATTTGcttggaaaaaataaaagtcactATACCCTGTCGTTACATAACATGGAGTGAATTTGAACTGAAACCGAACATCAAATTCACCAATGTTTGTGCCTACCATAAAAAAGTCCGTAGTAAGTGTGCTCTTTCTTTGTAAGTGAGCATAGACTTTagttaaatatttcatatgtGCAGTTCTATATTTTACAAATTCTCCATAGATATTTTACAGATCTTTCTGTGTATTAAATGTAGACAGGCAATAATtcattatatattgttttgtacaaACCTTCAACTCTATTCTCCTCATCGTCTGAAATATGTCcgtcattttgatatttctgcaCAAACGTCGCAAAAGCTCCTTCATTACTCATCAGCTGCTGGTATGTACCTGTCTCTGATATTGTTCCATTTTCTACCACAAAAATTCTGTCAACATACGGCAGCCATGTTATGCCATGTGTAACCAACACTCTCGTCTGAAAACGAAATAAGTACGATTAGCAATGAAAACATGCAGGAAAGGACATTTTTAATTGCTTCTAAACGATACAAAACATTTTCCTTGTCTTTATGTCCTAAGAAAACTAACAAGGCAATGATGTATTAGGTTTACCTTGTTTCTCAAGAGGCCTTTTCCGCCGATAACACGATCAAATATATGTTTCCCCACGTGCGCGTCTACAGCAGATAACGGGTCATCTAGCAGATAAATATCAGAGTTGAAATACACAGCTCTAGCCATACTGACACGCTGCTTTTGTCCACCACTTAGGTTGATGCCCTAAAAGAATTACAAAAGAAGTTTAAGACAGACCAAATAATCGATTTGCTGCCATGATGAGTTTGAAAAGCATATTTTTACAAACACCCGCATTTTCAAATAAAGAAGTTGTCTACATCATGTGAATGTTCAACTAATTCTGATGGAAAATCCAATCAACTTTCAggttttatacaaaatgaaattcaattgTCAAACCTTTTCTCCAATCTCTGTTTGATCTTTTCCTGGCAGAATGTCCAGATCTCTCTTCAAAGAACATGCGTCAATGACGTCAGTGTAAGTCTGTTTTCTGTATTTGTTACCAAACAGAACATTGTCTCTCAGAGTGTTATTCTGTATCCATGCTTGCTGAGGAACATACGCGACACTTCcctatataaaaaagcaaaattagtATTGTGCGTACCAAGGCAATGAAATATAAACACATAACGGAATTTCTTACTTTATGCACTTCGTTCAGttatacattttcattatttttctttatagaGTCGAGCATATGTTCTTCGTAGGAAAACATTAGTTTCGTTCATATAAGTGCCTTATTGCTAATGTCTTCACTTGCAACAAATATTCATTTCAATGtatttatttagttaaatttattttatttttgctacatacatcaacattaacatttcCTGTGTCCTTTTCCATCTCTCCCAGGATTGCCGACAGCAATGACGATTTCCCTGATCCTACAGTCCCAACAATTGCTACAAGACTTCCTTTGGGAATCGACATATTTATGCTGGAGCAAAAAGTAGCCAAACTATGAGTAAATCTAATTGCTTTTTAAGTTCAATGTGATTTTACAGAAGAAAATGTAATGTTCCTTATTCCATCAGTTTTTAACCATAGATTCCATTTCAATGCTTTTATAATATAAGTTATAGATgctaaggggcgtgagaggtgttaaatattaaaaacaaggataaatatcaaacaggaattAAGTAtgtacagactcagtcaaactagGTATGCTTTTATACTGCATGACTGCGTTCTATGATTTCAAAGGGTCTTTCTAAGAAGAAGAACTTGTTCCTACATATTTATATTGCATCTATTTGTAGGTATTGACTATATATTAAATAGGTCGTGTTTTCATATCTTGATACAggtatattttttgtaataaatgtcCTTTATGGCCTACTCAGGTAGCATTACTAAACTTTCGTTATCAAGTGCATTTAGATTTAATAAAGCCACATACTTTTTTAGGCATGGTCCAAGTTTTTCATCCCAAGTAAAAGTACCGTCTTCTACCTTAATAGCATCATCTGAAATTCAAAAAGAGATATGTTTCACATCCGCTTACACAAATATTAAAAGCGGAAACTCAAAGGTCGCCAATTATGACAAAAAGGAAAATggtgcaggctcggttttattaAACCAGTTTATGGCGGTAGAGGAAATGCAAGCTATGATTAAgaataaaaaagagaaagtgaaACAATTAACGTCTTATTTCCATAACAGACACATAGGATAAAAATTACTAAACATACAATATATGCAAGCCACAATTTCAGTTACTTTTATTTAAAGGCAATTATGCAATCATAAAAACAACATACCAGAGCAGTTATGAGCCACTATGTCTACTGGAATTTCATCATTATTCAGAAATTTCTCTACTCTTCTTATGGATACAAAAGACCGAAGAAAGTGACAGACGATGTGTGGCAATGCATTGAACGTGTGTGTCAGCATGCCAAATGTAGCCATGGCGCGGAAGGCAGTCTCGGCAGTAAGCATATGATTCGCACTGATATTAACATACACTCCAAACGTCACCAAGGTCATCTTAAATGTAATTGCAGCATCAATTTAATTAGAATTCGTATTAAGTAAACATATGATAGCATAGTCCGTCCACACTATGTTACTCTACTTAATATCAAGTGTAGTTTTATTTTAGAAACTCTCTAATGTACTTCATTGTCAATATGGCATCCCACAAAAGAATATAAAagatgtatattatttttttttaaatgcgatatacaaacaaaatgttttcattcTTCAATATCAAGTTATGAATAATGGTGAGAAAATATCCTTAATACCATGACTGGTGCAAGTCTCCAGCATAAGGATCCGATGAGACCAAAGATTTTTTGCTTTCGAAGGATTGATATTTCGTCTTTTCGCAGTTCCAATATTTTCTCTCCGAAGGCCATCTCCCATGCATGcaatttcaaaatctgaaaccCATAATTTATCTGAGTCTGACTAAAATTCATTCAAATCATCATTTAACAATATATCTTAGTAATTGAAAATTCATGGTTAATTTCAAGCGACCATGGCTGATATAACTTACGTTCATAATTGGAAATTAGACAAAAACGTAGAAGGAACTGTATAGTTAGTTTGTTTTGATCCCATTCATTATTTCCGTCATCAGTTTGATTCTTTTATCTTTCTTATGCATGCGGGCTAAATGCGTGTTTTGACTATTTCGTGCCATGAAAACATTTAGAGTTTATATATGCTTACTTACCTTGATCCCATTCATTATTTCCGTCATCAATTTGATTCTTTTATCTTTCTTATTCATGCGGGCTAAATGCGTGTTTTGACTATTTCGTGCCATGAAAACATTTAGAGGCATAACAATGACAAACACACAGACGCCAGCAACTGCTGCATAGTCTACGGTGTAATATAGAACTGCAAAGGTCGCCACAAGCTCGAACGGAACGCACCATATCCAATAGAAGTAAGCAATAAAATGTTGAACTTGACCGACATCCTGACTAAGAACATTGACTATTTCACCAACGGTGGATTCTGAACGGGCTTTATTCGTCATTCGCATTGACTGAAAGTATAAATGCAAGTTAGTTCTTCTTCTTGACTGTCGGTAGAAATATGCCATATGTATGTCGTTTATTTCTTTTGACGCaatatagaaatatcttttataaaatggCATAATTAGTTAGTAATGGACACACATGAACACTGCATACAGTCTTCCTATGTCTCCTTTCTCTATACAATATCGTTTTGTAAAGCCAAATCATGGATTTTTAAGTTATTACCTTTTTGAAGATTGTACTGTTTAGGCAGACCCTTAGCCTAAGAGCCGTAGATGTACACAGATGTTTCACATAGTTGCCAATGCATTCATCTCCAATAATACATGTGATTCCAGCAATCAGATATACATAGCCTTTCCATCCAGGCTGGCTCATATCTCCAACAAATGCAACCAGCAACCTGTACAGTATTAATACAATACTTTGctgcaaatgtattttttgtcaaaaagtttatCATACCTTAACTGGGACTGTATTTacttacaaaatttatatttctacaAAAAATGCTTCTTTTTGTTTTATCGTTGTAACGACGGTCAATACAATACTTTCTTAAAATACAAGACAAAATTACGTCGTAAATGTATCAGGAATGTTAGTACTAATATAAACTTTAGACTCAACAAATTGAGGAACAAAGACCTTGATTTAGTCATGGTATTCTGCAATCAAATACCTCGgtaaatatttaaaagttgttaatCTTTCTTCTTTTGAACCATTTTATGATGACTTTCGTATGTATATCGAAAAAAATCTTACCCAGTGATGAACGGTCTTGATATGATGAAAATTTGTGACGACAGTTTAAGGAGATTGGCTGACAGAAGTATTGGTAAGTTTGCTTTGATAATCACTTCCAATAAGCTTACTTTCTCCTTATTTTTACTCATTCTGAAATCGTGATCATGAAGAGTAAAGAAAATTTGCAAATCTATACCAGTTATATGTGATGAGTAAATCAGTACAGCTCCATATATAAGACTATGCATAAAAGAGTAATCGCGAATAAGATCATTTTATAGTAATTACTTAAAATGTAGGAATAAATCCAAGATACTCGTACAAAGGTATCCAACagattttttatcaaacaaaaacgAAGCAGTTCTATgtttgatttataaataaaactatcTATATTTTAACCTGATGCATGTAAATAACTCACGTTtcagtttttactttattttgtacCGAAGCCCATGTCTTTTCAAAACTTGGTATGGCTGTTTTTGCGTTTTCGGTAGGCATCATTTCTGATATATCACTGTCAATGATTGGACGTTGGTAACCCAGACTCATGAATCTGGAAATAAATAATCCTTCTTTTATTAAACAAAACAGACAATATTAGAAAGATGAAGAAATTATTTACCTAGAGCTACCTCAGATGAACCCCACGCAAATTGTAAGAATTAAATTATATGTTCACAAAGGTGAACGTTGTTTTAAACAAACATTACAAGTTCTTGAGTATGctgttatattatcattattttaaaatgatgtaGGTGATATGTTTACACTTACCCATCAAACCACGTAAACATTAAACGTGAGATGAAAGAAGAACTTGACAATTTACATTCTCTCTGAAAAACAAAACGATATTCGGTTCTAGTAATGTTCATTATAGTATGTGTAATCGAAGAAAGCGAAATGAAGTTTTCTGACATTCGAATGCCTGATAATAAAAATGCGGATGCGTGCTTTGCGTTAGTTTGACAGATGGCAAAAGgcgaaataaaaattaaagtaaatgttatatttatatctaaacCAATCTTGAGGAGACAGATGCATACTTAACTTCAATGTATTCAAAAAGTGGTTTTAGAGAATGCATGAGCAAATTCAAAATTTGGCATCAAATAACAACAAAGCACAGACTGGAGAGGAGAACTGAGACAGGTGCCCACAATTAAACTCACCTCTGACAATGAGTCTATGTCAGCAAACCACGTTAGCACAAACTGAACGACACTCAGCGCTAGGTAAGATTTCATCAATATAATCTCTCGGGACCCTGAGTCGTAGTCCTTAATGAAAAAAGACGATACTTGATATTCTTTGTGTCTTGTggtatatataaatgataatatacATAGATATCTTCCTATTTGCTAGTAAATAGATGATATGAAcaaataaattcaagaaaaatcttCGTCttaataaataagatatttatatacatttcaacTGTAAATTGATACCTCATGTCATTTTAGAAAGCGTTCATAGGTCCACGTTATTATTAAGTCAATAGCTACTTAACTTGTGTTTTACGATATGCTCATTAAAAAgattatttcatgataaaagtgTCAATACATCTGGTACCTGTTTTACCATCCTGGAATACATTAATATGGCACCGCACAGTGAGGACAGGAACCAGTAAATAGTCTGTATTCCAGAGGTAACAAAGCCCTTCCTTCTTTCACGGTCGATATACCACATAACCAGTAACTGAAAAAAGGAGaggaaaatattttatgttgataataACCATTGCTTACCATGTACATACACCAATAATTACCCATATAACATTCCGATAAAACAAGTAGAGGTATAATTATACagaagagcggacgcagtggtccattGGTCTGATTAAGAAATCGAGCCCCCGTTCCTCCTActaaaatttaatgtcatttgTCATCCTGTGCATGGGTACTTTACACATGGCACACTAAAAATACCTGTTTCTATAATTGGAGCGTCACCTGTATCTTGCACTAACATAACTAACGGTTTTCTGAGTAATgggactataaataagcttacagacaaaaagaaaaaccaataataaaagcaataatataaaaacaaaacacaccgACGTCTGATAAACCGACTTAGTAAATGTTACAGGACTTGTCGCtaataggaataaggtcagtaattcggtcgaacatgtgcttccgtggtgtagtcgaaagaagtccataataaatagatcctaattttcccattttctgcgcaaaaattcgtgtagaacgagtgctttaatcacactttttcgctattaaaatacattctgcatgaaatgagacggttttcatgtttatacaacCTACAttgcaagttttgcagatcgaaaccggaagtaggtgtttactgcgcggaggagagcaaatatgcgccatttttaagggtagcagacggcaactgactggcatttcactagaactattcaaccccctaatttcttttcattttttcattaatttgtgatagaactttcatgaaaaattggtgtaggaaaaagtgatttTCTCTAAAGATatgtaaagacgacatgaagttgtcgttttttatatgaaacaaagaaggatttgaattactgacctttaacctataagagctgaaataagacttttctcgaaacacatcgcaattagtctttatagtcataaatcggttgtatatgatataaaagagtgtttccaatgcaaaataataacgaaatttgaaaatttttgaattttgaccttattttaaaaagccaatactttgtctccagaatgtcagaaaatgcacagaatgcatccttctgggtcttattcatgacggaatgaatgatatttcagaatcccagtgaaaaataatgcaaaaagttgaaacttttaccaaaatatacaataaaaggaccatagggccaaaatttagccctgtaaatgggtagggggtggttTCTATTAAATG carries:
- the LOC123527246 gene encoding multidrug resistance-associated protein 1-like isoform X2, which gives rise to MERIICSDKFWDTNLTWGNDRKYPEFTECFQDTVILLVPSLWLILTTPLYLYILLQYKDSHGQWSGKCLIKISTASLQLSVRYIQIAQTDDGAWSTRNINQMVEGVTLLLVMWYIDRERRKGFVTSGIQTIYWFLSSLCGAILMYSRMVKQDYDSGSREIILMKSYLALSVVQFVLTWFADIDSLSERECKLSSSSFISRLMFTWFDGFMSLGYQRPIIDSDISEMMPTENAKTAIPSFEKTWASVQNKVKTETMSKNKEKVSLLEVIIKANLPILLSANLLKLSSQIFIISRPFITGLLVAFVGDMSQPGWKGYVYLIAGITCIIGDECIGNYVKHLCTSTALRLRVCLNSTIFKKSMRMTNKARSESTVGEIVNVLSQDVGQVQHFIAYFYWIWCVPFELVATFAVLYYTVDYAAVAGVCVFVIVMPLNVFMARNSQNTHLARMNKKDKRIKLMTEIMNGIKILKLHAWEMAFGEKILELRKDEISILRKQKIFGLIGSLCWRLAPVMMTLVTFGVYVNISANHMLTAETAFRAMATFGMLTHTFNALPHIVCHFLRSFVSIRRVEKFLNNDEIPVDIVAHNCSDDAIKVEDGTFTWDEKLGPCLKNINMSIPKGSLVAIVGTVGSGKSSLLSAILGEMEKDTGNVNVDGSVAYVPQQAWIQNNTLRDNVLFGNKYRKQTYTDVIDACSLKRDLDILPGKDQTEIGEKGINLSGGQKQRVSMARAVYFNSDIYLLDDPLSAVDAHVGKHIFDRVIGGKGLLRNKTRVLVTHGITWLPYVDRIFVVENGTISETGTYQQLMSNEGAFATFVQKYQNDGHISDDEENRVEEVIQSTQETMDTTANDLMKTPDNCIPPLNNLFFESDSGYTTESESTSGHRKEVDRKHELFRRSISRTISMEDKQVISNVETETQDHIPEKKGVRLETFDDKKKMNEERIKRESDKICTGKLIEDEEIETGEVQLKYLLPYFKAIGLLSCVAIVICFIGFKVCEIVRSVLIKEWTEDESLNNITALPSESEERYKQNQHFIKLFALFGLVHCIANISQEALMALGVLRAAKVLHEEMLKNLLRGPMSFFDTTPVGRIVQRFSGDIEPLDGDITGHINHLLHCIIGLIGVFVVIMMSLPKFIIMAIPIAVVYNEIQKRFVPIRRQLSRIESKRGTPVHSHFTESLNGVHVIRAFGMQNEFALQSSRKVTDICEINFHNRTVDRWMNVRLILMNTFCFAATTYFAIQEREYLSGALIGMAITYVFKLNGSLEGFVRVSGELEKDVVSIERIGQYSSIKQEAPLYTSAVLEKSWPENGEVDICNYSLRYREGLDLVLKNINVSVKPGEKVGIVGRTGAGKSSLTLGLFRLVEPAEGNIRIDKYDISELGLFDLRSNLTILPQEPLLFSGTLKNNLDPLDTHTDEEIFTALEHAHLKTFIDTLPDKLNYDCGEGGQNLSMGQRQLICLARSLLRKSSILVLDEATAAVDMKTDELIQNTIKMEFKDCTVLTIAHRLNTVIDYDRILVLEHGEIKEFDSPKILLENKNSSFYSMAKDAGLV
- the LOC123527246 gene encoding multidrug resistance-associated protein 1-like isoform X1, with the translated sequence MERIICSDKFWDTNLTWGNDRKYPEFTECFQDTVILLVPSLWLILTTPLYLYILLQYKDSHGQWSGKCLIKISTASLQLSVRYIQIAQTDDGAWSTRNINQMVEGVTLLLVMWYIDRERRKGFVTSGIQTIYWFLSSLCGAILMYSRMVKQVPDDYDSGSREIILMKSYLALSVVQFVLTWFADIDSLSERECKLSSSSFISRLMFTWFDGFMSLGYQRPIIDSDISEMMPTENAKTAIPSFEKTWASVQNKVKTETMSKNKEKVSLLEVIIKANLPILLSANLLKLSSQIFIISRPFITGLLVAFVGDMSQPGWKGYVYLIAGITCIIGDECIGNYVKHLCTSTALRLRVCLNSTIFKKSMRMTNKARSESTVGEIVNVLSQDVGQVQHFIAYFYWIWCVPFELVATFAVLYYTVDYAAVAGVCVFVIVMPLNVFMARNSQNTHLARMNKKDKRIKLMTEIMNGIKILKLHAWEMAFGEKILELRKDEISILRKQKIFGLIGSLCWRLAPVMMTLVTFGVYVNISANHMLTAETAFRAMATFGMLTHTFNALPHIVCHFLRSFVSIRRVEKFLNNDEIPVDIVAHNCSDDAIKVEDGTFTWDEKLGPCLKNINMSIPKGSLVAIVGTVGSGKSSLLSAILGEMEKDTGNVNVDGSVAYVPQQAWIQNNTLRDNVLFGNKYRKQTYTDVIDACSLKRDLDILPGKDQTEIGEKGINLSGGQKQRVSMARAVYFNSDIYLLDDPLSAVDAHVGKHIFDRVIGGKGLLRNKTRVLVTHGITWLPYVDRIFVVENGTISETGTYQQLMSNEGAFATFVQKYQNDGHISDDEENRVEEVIQSTQETMDTTANDLMKTPDNCIPPLNNLFFESDSGYTTESESTSGHRKEVDRKHELFRRSISRTISMEDKQVISNVETETQDHIPEKKGVRLETFDDKKKMNEERIKRESDKICTGKLIEDEEIETGEVQLKYLLPYFKAIGLLSCVAIVICFIGFKVCEIVRSVLIKEWTEDESLNNITALPSESEERYKQNQHFIKLFALFGLVHCIANISQEALMALGVLRAAKVLHEEMLKNLLRGPMSFFDTTPVGRIVQRFSGDIEPLDGDITGHINHLLHCIIGLIGVFVVIMMSLPKFIIMAIPIAVVYNEIQKRFVPIRRQLSRIESKRGTPVHSHFTESLNGVHVIRAFGMQNEFALQSSRKVTDICEINFHNRTVDRWMNVRLILMNTFCFAATTYFAIQEREYLSGALIGMAITYVFKLNGSLEGFVRVSGELEKDVVSIERIGQYSSIKQEAPLYTSAVLEKSWPENGEVDICNYSLRYREGLDLVLKNINVSVKPGEKVGIVGRTGAGKSSLTLGLFRLVEPAEGNIRIDKYDISELGLFDLRSNLTILPQEPLLFSGTLKNNLDPLDTHTDEEIFTALEHAHLKTFIDTLPDKLNYDCGEGGQNLSMGQRQLICLARSLLRKSSILVLDEATAAVDMKTDELIQNTIKMEFKDCTVLTIAHRLNTVIDYDRILVLEHGEIKEFDSPKILLENKNSSFYSMAKDAGLV
- the LOC123527246 gene encoding multidrug resistance-associated protein 1-like isoform X3, translating into MVEGVTLLLVMWYIDRERRKGFVTSGIQTIYWFLSSLCGAILMYSRMVKQVPDDYDSGSREIILMKSYLALSVVQFVLTWFADIDSLSERECKLSSSSFISRLMFTWFDGFMSLGYQRPIIDSDISEMMPTENAKTAIPSFEKTWASVQNKVKTETMSKNKEKVSLLEVIIKANLPILLSANLLKLSSQIFIISRPFITGLLVAFVGDMSQPGWKGYVYLIAGITCIIGDECIGNYVKHLCTSTALRLRVCLNSTIFKKSMRMTNKARSESTVGEIVNVLSQDVGQVQHFIAYFYWIWCVPFELVATFAVLYYTVDYAAVAGVCVFVIVMPLNVFMARNSQNTHLARMNKKDKRIKLMTEIMNGIKILKLHAWEMAFGEKILELRKDEISILRKQKIFGLIGSLCWRLAPVMMTLVTFGVYVNISANHMLTAETAFRAMATFGMLTHTFNALPHIVCHFLRSFVSIRRVEKFLNNDEIPVDIVAHNCSDDAIKVEDGTFTWDEKLGPCLKNINMSIPKGSLVAIVGTVGSGKSSLLSAILGEMEKDTGNVNVDGSVAYVPQQAWIQNNTLRDNVLFGNKYRKQTYTDVIDACSLKRDLDILPGKDQTEIGEKGINLSGGQKQRVSMARAVYFNSDIYLLDDPLSAVDAHVGKHIFDRVIGGKGLLRNKTRVLVTHGITWLPYVDRIFVVENGTISETGTYQQLMSNEGAFATFVQKYQNDGHISDDEENRVEEVIQSTQETMDTTANDLMKTPDNCIPPLNNLFFESDSGYTTESESTSGHRKEVDRKHELFRRSISRTISMEDKQVISNVETETQDHIPEKKGVRLETFDDKKKMNEERIKRESDKICTGKLIEDEEIETGEVQLKYLLPYFKAIGLLSCVAIVICFIGFKVCEIVRSVLIKEWTEDESLNNITALPSESEERYKQNQHFIKLFALFGLVHCIANISQEALMALGVLRAAKVLHEEMLKNLLRGPMSFFDTTPVGRIVQRFSGDIEPLDGDITGHINHLLHCIIGLIGVFVVIMMSLPKFIIMAIPIAVVYNEIQKRFVPIRRQLSRIESKRGTPVHSHFTESLNGVHVIRAFGMQNEFALQSSRKVTDICEINFHNRTVDRWMNVRLILMNTFCFAATTYFAIQEREYLSGALIGMAITYVFKLNGSLEGFVRVSGELEKDVVSIERIGQYSSIKQEAPLYTSAVLEKSWPENGEVDICNYSLRYREGLDLVLKNINVSVKPGEKVGIVGRTGAGKSSLTLGLFRLVEPAEGNIRIDKYDISELGLFDLRSNLTILPQEPLLFSGTLKNNLDPLDTHTDEEIFTALEHAHLKTFIDTLPDKLNYDCGEGGQNLSMGQRQLICLARSLLRKSSILVLDEATAAVDMKTDELIQNTIKMEFKDCTVLTIAHRLNTVIDYDRILVLEHGEIKEFDSPKILLENKNSSFYSMAKDAGLV